The following are encoded in a window of Stigmatopora nigra isolate UIUO_SnigA chromosome 23, RoL_Snig_1.1, whole genome shotgun sequence genomic DNA:
- the LOC144181077 gene encoding neuronal cell adhesion molecule-like isoform X7 encodes MEDFTMGKNTKRSASPGVLLFIIFLSHMTSALEVPLDLPQPPTITLQTPKDHIFDPRESIVIHCEAKGKPHPNFSWTRNGSHFDVEQDSKVLMKPGSGTLVIDISGEKAEVYEGTYQCAAHNDHGTAVSNNMVIRQSRSPLWSKERLEAITVQKGVSLVLQCRPPAGLPPPVIFWMDNIFQRLPLDNRVSQALNGDLYFSNVLPEDNRNDYICYARFPYTQTIQQKQPISVTVLQTNPTGERRPGFMMPLGATSTKMVLRGETLELECIAEGLPTPEMSWQKDGGELPTSRVSFLNYKKTLKISDVSEADAGDYTCTATNHLGSAHHIIKVTVKAAPFWVSAPRNLILAPNETGILTCRVSGDPKPDISWFVNGVPVENAPKDHTRKVDADTVILSRVQTGSSAVYQCNASNEFGYLIANAFVSVLAEPPRVLTPPNQVYQVITNRPALLHCATFGSPIPIITWFKDSQISIKSQDPYVIHENGTLEINVAQSQNSGKYTCIATNNLGIKENHVFLEVKEPTRILKQPEYKVVQRGMSAVFECKVKHDPSLVPTMTWLKNNGELPDDERFEVDTDSLIIKDVTDEDEGTYTCIMNTTLDQDSARATLTVVEIPDPPTDLELTDQTDRSVQLTWIPGDENNSPTQKFLIQYEDLLHQPSLWVNLTEVAGMSNKAQLDLSPYVYYSFRVLAKNKVGYSQPSQPSRQYRTNPAAPDENPSNVHGEGTEPGNLVISWTSLTGFQSNGPGLEYKVLWRQRDVDQDWSSKTVANESHFVVLGVPVYVPYEIKVQALNDYGNGPEADVVVGYSGEDLPLSAPDGILITVHNSTMAEVHWEPVSTNSVRGKLKGYKVYLHRERSLLETEEDLDQESQEQVLTFSGNRTQGHLPVLEPYSLYKMFIRVLNSKGEGPQSQQKQFETPEGVPGPPFLKFLNPSLDSLTLEWEPPIKKNGRLIGYTLKYLPVINNTETGPINVMDFLANETTVTLDNLNTSVLYRVYLSAKTVKGAGINVTREAATITETTHTRPTVEMGKGSTAPPPLPTSLVTPSAHPLLPKAPSVGPIFGIVNTSVSDEWALITWEYLGHHKNIYVEYTVENSKEDWKRESVNGSHSHILKGLKPGTSYRVRVVARDQGGSTLHTTNEEVVTVPAIPSRHVDIATQGWFIGLMCAIALIILVLLIVCFIKRNKGGKYPVKEKEEAHQDPEIQPMKEDDGTFGEYSDTEDHKPLKGSRTPSNGTVRRDESDDSLVDYGEGGDGQFNEDGSFIGQYSGKKEKDTHEGNESSEAPSPVNAMNSFV; translated from the exons ATGGAGGACTTCACCATGGGCAAGAATACAAAGAGGTCTGCTAGCCCTGGAGTTTTACTTTTCATTATCTTCCTGAGTCACATGACATCTGCTCTGGAGGTTCCCCTTGATC TACCACAGCCTCCCACTATTACGCTACAAACCCCAAAGGATCATATTTTTGACCCAAGAGAGAGCATTGTCATCCACTGTGAAGCTAAGGGGAAACCTCATCCCAA CTTTTCTTGGACTAGgaatggcagccattttgatGTGGAGCAAGATTCAAAAGTTCTCATGAAACCCGGCTCAGGAACTTTGGTCATTGACATCAGTGGGGAAAAAGCCGAAGTTTACGAAGGGACGTACCAATGCGCGGCTCACAACGATCACGGCACGGCAGTTTCGAATAACATGGTCATCAGACAGTCCA GGTCTCCCTTGTGGTCGAAAGAAAGACTGGAGGCCATCACAGTACAGAAGGGGGTCTCACTGGTGCTTCAATGCCGCCCCCCGGCTGGTCTGCCTCCACCTGTCATATTTTGGATGGATAACA TTTTCCAGAGATTACCACTGGACAATCGAGTCTCCCAAGCCCTCAATGGGGACTTGTACTTTTCCAATGTCCTCCCAGAAGACAACCGAAATGACTACATCTGCTATGCTCGCTTCCCATATACTCAAACCATCCAACAGAAGCAGCCTATCTCAGTCACAGTTCTCCAAA CAAACCCGACGGGGGAGCGGCGTCCCGGTTTCATGATGCCTCTGGGCGCTACCAGCACCAAGATGGTCCTCCGTGGGGAGACTCTTGAGCTTGAATGTATTGCCGAAGGATT GCCCACTCCAGAGATGTCTTGGCAAAAAGACGGCGGTGAACTCCCGACTAGTCGAGTTTCCTTTCTCAACTACAAGAAAACTTTGAAGATTTCGGACGTAAGTGAAGCCGATGCTGGCGACTACACCTGCACCGCCACCAATCACCTTGGCTCAGCCCACCACATCATTAAAGTCACCGTTAAAG CTGCTCCATTCTGGGTCAGTGCTCCCAGAAACCTGATTCTCGCCCCAAATGAGACCGGAATCCTCACTTGTAGGGTCAGTGGAGACCCTAAGCCAGATATAAGTTGGTTTGTCAATGGAGTTCCTGTAGAAA ACGCTCCCAAAGACCACACCCGCAAGGTGGATGCCGATACGGTGATTCTTAGCCGTGTACAAACTGGTTCCAGTGCAGTCTACCAATGTAACGCATCCAATGAATTTGGCTACCTGATTGCCAATGCCTTTGTTAGTGTACTCG CTGAACCCCCAAGAGTTCTAACTCCCCCAAACCAAGTGTACCAGGTCATCACCAACAGGCCTGCTTTGCTACATTGTGCAACTTTTGGTTCGCCGATACCAATCATCACATG GTTTAAAGATAGTCAAATCAGCATCAAAAGTCAAGACCCCTATGTGATCCACGAGAATGGCACTCTAGAGATCAATGTGGCACAGTCGCAAAACAGCGGCAAGTACACATGCATTGCCACCAACAACCTTGGTATCAAAGAGAACCATGTCTTCCTGGAGGTGAAAGAGCCCACACGTATCCTGAAGCAACCTGAATACAAGGTGGTCCAGCGGGGCATGAGTGCAGTGTTTGAGTGCAAAGTCAAACACGACCCATCTCTGGTCCCGACAATGACCTGGCTAAAAAACAACGGCGAGCTACCTGATGATGAAAG GTTTGAGGTGGACACAGACAGTCTAATCATCAAAGATGTCACCGATGAAGATGAAGGCACTTACACGTGTATCATGAACACAACCCTGGATCAGGACTCTGCTAGGGCTACACTAACTGTCGTCG AGATACCTGACCCACCCACTGATTTGGAACTGACTGACCAGACTGACCGTAGTGTGCAGCTCACTTGGATTCCCGGAGATGAAAACAACAGTCCTACACaaa AGTTCTTGATCCAGTATGAAGATTTGCTACACCAGCCCAGCCTCTGGGTCAATCTGACAGAAGTTGCTGGTATGAGCAACAAGGCGCAACTGGATCTCTCACCCTATGTTTACTACTCCTTCCGAGTTCTAGCGAAGAATAAAGTGGGCTACAGCCAACCTAGTCAACCATCGCGGCAGTACAGAACCAATCCAGCAG CCCCTGATGAGAATCCATCAAATGTTCATGGAGAAGGAACAGAACCTGGCAACCTGGTCATCTCCTGGACA TCGCTCACAGGATTCCAATCCAATGGGCCCGGCCTGGAGTACAAGGTGCTGTGGAGACAGAGGGACGTAGATCAAGATTGGTCCTCCAAGACAGTCGCCAACGAGTCCCATTTTGTAGTATTGGGGGTTCCTGTCTATGTTCCCTATGAGATCAAAGTTCAAGCACTCAACGACTACGGAAACGGCCCAGAGGCTGATGTTGTCGTTGGATATTCGGGGGAAGACT TACCTCTATCTGCCCCTGATGGCATCCTGATTACGGTTCACAACAGCACCATGGCAGAAGTGCATTGGGAGCCAGTGTCCACCAACTCAGTCCGTGGGAAACTAAAGGGCTATAAG GTGTACTTACATCGTGAGCGGAGCTTGCTTGAGACTGAGGAAGACCTGGATCAAGAGTCGCAGGAACAGGTTCTGACTTTCAGTGGAAACCGGACACAGGGGCATCTGCCTGTCCTCGAGCCGTACAGTCTTTACAAGATGTTTATCAGGGTCCTAAACAGCAAAGGAGAAGGTCCTCAGAGTCAACAAAAGCAATTTGAGACACCTGAGGGAG TTCCAGGACCACCTTTTCTAAAGTTCCTAAATCCCAGCTTGGACTCTCTGACTCTGGAATGGGAGCCCCCAATCAAGAAAAACGGACGCCTAATAGGATATACACTAAAATACCTGCCAG TCATTAATAACACTGAAACGGGGCCAATCAATGTGATGGATTTTCTGGCGAATGAGACCACCGTGACGTTGGACAACCTGAACACAAGCGTCCTCTACAGGGTGTATCTGAGTGCAAAGACAGTCAAAGGCGCTGGCATTAACGTCACTAGAGAGGCAGCCACCATTACGGAAACAA CTCATACTCGTCCTACTGTCGAGATGGGCAAAG GCTCCACAGCGCCCCCTCCTCTCCCAACTTCCCTTGTCACTCCGTCTGCGCACCCCCTGCTTCCAAAGG cACCTTCTGTGGGCCCCATATTTGGCATAGTGAACACATCAGTCTCGGACGAATGGGCTCTAATCACTTGGGAATACTTGGGCCACCATAAGAACATTTATGTGGAATACACAGTAGAAAACA GTAAAGAGGACTGGAAAAGGGAGTCGGTAAATGGCTCTCACTCGCATATTTTAAAAGGGTTAAAGCCAGGGACATCCTATAGGGTACGTGTGGTAGCGCGGGACCAAGGCGGGTCCACACTACACACCACGAACGAAGAGGTGGTAACAGTGCCAG CTATACCCAGTCGCCATGTGGACATCGCCACCCAAGGCTGGTTCATCGGACTAATGTGCGCCATCGCCCTAATCATCCTGGTGCTTCTCATCGTTTGCTTCATCAAGAGGAACAAGGGTGGGAAATATCCAG tgaaagaaaaagaagaagcccACCAAGACCCAGAAATCCAACCAATGAAGGAGGACGATGGCACATTTGGAGAATACAG CGACACTGAGGATCACAAGCCACTCAAGGGAAGCCGGACGCCATCTAACGGTACCGTGCGTCGTGACGAGAGCGACGACAGCCTGGTGGACTACGGAGAAGGCGGCGACGGCCAGTTCAACGAGGACGGCTCCTTTATTGGCCAGTACAGCGGAAAGAAGGAAAAAGACACACACGAGGGCAACGAGAGCTCTGAAGCGCCCTCGCCCGTCAACGCCATGAACTCTTTCGTCTAG
- the LOC144181077 gene encoding neuronal cell adhesion molecule-like isoform X2 codes for MEDFTMGKNTKRSASPGVLLFIIFLSHMTSALEVPLDLPQPPTITLQTPKDHIFDPRESIVIHCEAKGKPHPNFSWTRNGSHFDVEQDSKVLMKPGSGTLVIDISGEKAEVYEGTYQCAAHNDHGTAVSNNMVIRQSRSPLWSKERLEAITVQKGVSLVLQCRPPAGLPPPVIFWMDNIFQRLPLDNRVSQALNGDLYFSNVLPEDNRNDYICYARFPYTQTIQQKQPISVTVLQMDTMNETSLYNLTNFSANPTGERRPGFMMPLGATSTKMVLRGETLELECIAEGLPTPEMSWQKDGGELPTSRVSFLNYKKTLKISDVSEADAGDYTCTATNHLGSAHHIIKVTVKAAPFWVSAPRNLILAPNETGILTCRVSGDPKPDISWFVNGVPVENAPKDHTRKVDADTVILSRVQTGSSAVYQCNASNEFGYLIANAFVSVLAEPPRVLTPPNQVYQVITNRPALLHCATFGSPIPIITWFKDSQISIKSQDPYVIHENGTLEINVAQSQNSGKYTCIATNNLGIKENHVFLEVKEPTRILKQPEYKVVQRGMSAVFECKVKHDPSLVPTMTWLKNNGELPDDERFEVDTDSLIIKDVTDEDEGTYTCIMNTTLDQDSARATLTVVEATPTPAIVYEIPDPPTDLELTDQTDRSVQLTWIPGDENNSPTQKFLIQYEDLLHQPSLWVNLTEVAGMSNKAQLDLSPYVYYSFRVLAKNKVGYSQPSQPSRQYRTNPAAPDENPSNVHGEGTEPGNLVISWTSLTGFQSNGPGLEYKVLWRQRDVDQDWSSKTVANESHFVVLGVPVYVPYEIKVQALNDYGNGPEADVVVGYSGEDLPLSAPDGILITVHNSTMAEVHWEPVSTNSVRGKLKGYKVYLHRERSLLETEEDLDQESQEQVLTFSGNRTQGHLPVLEPYSLYKMFIRVLNSKGEGPQSQQKQFETPEGVPGPPFLKFLNPSLDSLTLEWEPPIKKNGRLIGYTLKYLPVINNTETGPINVMDFLANETTVTLDNLNTSVLYRVYLSAKTVKGAGINVTREAATITETTHTRPTVEMGKGSTAPPPLPTSLVTPSAHPLLPKAPSVGPIFGIVNTSVSDEWALITWEYLGHHKNIYVEYTVENSKEDWKRESVNGSHSHILKGLKPGTSYRVRVVARDQGGSTLHTTNEEVVTVPAIPSRHVDIATQGWFIGLMCAIALIILVLLIVCFIKRNKGGKYPVKEKEEAHQDPEIQPMKEDDGTFGEYSDTEDHKPLKGSRTPSNGTVRRDESDDSLVDYGEGGDGQFNEDGSFIGQYSGKKEKDTHEGNESSEAPSPVNAMNSFV; via the exons ATGGAGGACTTCACCATGGGCAAGAATACAAAGAGGTCTGCTAGCCCTGGAGTTTTACTTTTCATTATCTTCCTGAGTCACATGACATCTGCTCTGGAGGTTCCCCTTGATC TACCACAGCCTCCCACTATTACGCTACAAACCCCAAAGGATCATATTTTTGACCCAAGAGAGAGCATTGTCATCCACTGTGAAGCTAAGGGGAAACCTCATCCCAA CTTTTCTTGGACTAGgaatggcagccattttgatGTGGAGCAAGATTCAAAAGTTCTCATGAAACCCGGCTCAGGAACTTTGGTCATTGACATCAGTGGGGAAAAAGCCGAAGTTTACGAAGGGACGTACCAATGCGCGGCTCACAACGATCACGGCACGGCAGTTTCGAATAACATGGTCATCAGACAGTCCA GGTCTCCCTTGTGGTCGAAAGAAAGACTGGAGGCCATCACAGTACAGAAGGGGGTCTCACTGGTGCTTCAATGCCGCCCCCCGGCTGGTCTGCCTCCACCTGTCATATTTTGGATGGATAACA TTTTCCAGAGATTACCACTGGACAATCGAGTCTCCCAAGCCCTCAATGGGGACTTGTACTTTTCCAATGTCCTCCCAGAAGACAACCGAAATGACTACATCTGCTATGCTCGCTTCCCATATACTCAAACCATCCAACAGAAGCAGCCTATCTCAGTCACAGTTCTCCAAA TGGATACAATGAATGAGACCTCTTTATACAATCTCACTAACTTTAGTG CAAACCCGACGGGGGAGCGGCGTCCCGGTTTCATGATGCCTCTGGGCGCTACCAGCACCAAGATGGTCCTCCGTGGGGAGACTCTTGAGCTTGAATGTATTGCCGAAGGATT GCCCACTCCAGAGATGTCTTGGCAAAAAGACGGCGGTGAACTCCCGACTAGTCGAGTTTCCTTTCTCAACTACAAGAAAACTTTGAAGATTTCGGACGTAAGTGAAGCCGATGCTGGCGACTACACCTGCACCGCCACCAATCACCTTGGCTCAGCCCACCACATCATTAAAGTCACCGTTAAAG CTGCTCCATTCTGGGTCAGTGCTCCCAGAAACCTGATTCTCGCCCCAAATGAGACCGGAATCCTCACTTGTAGGGTCAGTGGAGACCCTAAGCCAGATATAAGTTGGTTTGTCAATGGAGTTCCTGTAGAAA ACGCTCCCAAAGACCACACCCGCAAGGTGGATGCCGATACGGTGATTCTTAGCCGTGTACAAACTGGTTCCAGTGCAGTCTACCAATGTAACGCATCCAATGAATTTGGCTACCTGATTGCCAATGCCTTTGTTAGTGTACTCG CTGAACCCCCAAGAGTTCTAACTCCCCCAAACCAAGTGTACCAGGTCATCACCAACAGGCCTGCTTTGCTACATTGTGCAACTTTTGGTTCGCCGATACCAATCATCACATG GTTTAAAGATAGTCAAATCAGCATCAAAAGTCAAGACCCCTATGTGATCCACGAGAATGGCACTCTAGAGATCAATGTGGCACAGTCGCAAAACAGCGGCAAGTACACATGCATTGCCACCAACAACCTTGGTATCAAAGAGAACCATGTCTTCCTGGAGGTGAAAGAGCCCACACGTATCCTGAAGCAACCTGAATACAAGGTGGTCCAGCGGGGCATGAGTGCAGTGTTTGAGTGCAAAGTCAAACACGACCCATCTCTGGTCCCGACAATGACCTGGCTAAAAAACAACGGCGAGCTACCTGATGATGAAAG GTTTGAGGTGGACACAGACAGTCTAATCATCAAAGATGTCACCGATGAAGATGAAGGCACTTACACGTGTATCATGAACACAACCCTGGATCAGGACTCTGCTAGGGCTACACTAACTGTCGTCG AGGCTACTCCTACTCCAGCTATTGTCTACG AGATACCTGACCCACCCACTGATTTGGAACTGACTGACCAGACTGACCGTAGTGTGCAGCTCACTTGGATTCCCGGAGATGAAAACAACAGTCCTACACaaa AGTTCTTGATCCAGTATGAAGATTTGCTACACCAGCCCAGCCTCTGGGTCAATCTGACAGAAGTTGCTGGTATGAGCAACAAGGCGCAACTGGATCTCTCACCCTATGTTTACTACTCCTTCCGAGTTCTAGCGAAGAATAAAGTGGGCTACAGCCAACCTAGTCAACCATCGCGGCAGTACAGAACCAATCCAGCAG CCCCTGATGAGAATCCATCAAATGTTCATGGAGAAGGAACAGAACCTGGCAACCTGGTCATCTCCTGGACA TCGCTCACAGGATTCCAATCCAATGGGCCCGGCCTGGAGTACAAGGTGCTGTGGAGACAGAGGGACGTAGATCAAGATTGGTCCTCCAAGACAGTCGCCAACGAGTCCCATTTTGTAGTATTGGGGGTTCCTGTCTATGTTCCCTATGAGATCAAAGTTCAAGCACTCAACGACTACGGAAACGGCCCAGAGGCTGATGTTGTCGTTGGATATTCGGGGGAAGACT TACCTCTATCTGCCCCTGATGGCATCCTGATTACGGTTCACAACAGCACCATGGCAGAAGTGCATTGGGAGCCAGTGTCCACCAACTCAGTCCGTGGGAAACTAAAGGGCTATAAG GTGTACTTACATCGTGAGCGGAGCTTGCTTGAGACTGAGGAAGACCTGGATCAAGAGTCGCAGGAACAGGTTCTGACTTTCAGTGGAAACCGGACACAGGGGCATCTGCCTGTCCTCGAGCCGTACAGTCTTTACAAGATGTTTATCAGGGTCCTAAACAGCAAAGGAGAAGGTCCTCAGAGTCAACAAAAGCAATTTGAGACACCTGAGGGAG TTCCAGGACCACCTTTTCTAAAGTTCCTAAATCCCAGCTTGGACTCTCTGACTCTGGAATGGGAGCCCCCAATCAAGAAAAACGGACGCCTAATAGGATATACACTAAAATACCTGCCAG TCATTAATAACACTGAAACGGGGCCAATCAATGTGATGGATTTTCTGGCGAATGAGACCACCGTGACGTTGGACAACCTGAACACAAGCGTCCTCTACAGGGTGTATCTGAGTGCAAAGACAGTCAAAGGCGCTGGCATTAACGTCACTAGAGAGGCAGCCACCATTACGGAAACAA CTCATACTCGTCCTACTGTCGAGATGGGCAAAG GCTCCACAGCGCCCCCTCCTCTCCCAACTTCCCTTGTCACTCCGTCTGCGCACCCCCTGCTTCCAAAGG cACCTTCTGTGGGCCCCATATTTGGCATAGTGAACACATCAGTCTCGGACGAATGGGCTCTAATCACTTGGGAATACTTGGGCCACCATAAGAACATTTATGTGGAATACACAGTAGAAAACA GTAAAGAGGACTGGAAAAGGGAGTCGGTAAATGGCTCTCACTCGCATATTTTAAAAGGGTTAAAGCCAGGGACATCCTATAGGGTACGTGTGGTAGCGCGGGACCAAGGCGGGTCCACACTACACACCACGAACGAAGAGGTGGTAACAGTGCCAG CTATACCCAGTCGCCATGTGGACATCGCCACCCAAGGCTGGTTCATCGGACTAATGTGCGCCATCGCCCTAATCATCCTGGTGCTTCTCATCGTTTGCTTCATCAAGAGGAACAAGGGTGGGAAATATCCAG tgaaagaaaaagaagaagcccACCAAGACCCAGAAATCCAACCAATGAAGGAGGACGATGGCACATTTGGAGAATACAG CGACACTGAGGATCACAAGCCACTCAAGGGAAGCCGGACGCCATCTAACGGTACCGTGCGTCGTGACGAGAGCGACGACAGCCTGGTGGACTACGGAGAAGGCGGCGACGGCCAGTTCAACGAGGACGGCTCCTTTATTGGCCAGTACAGCGGAAAGAAGGAAAAAGACACACACGAGGGCAACGAGAGCTCTGAAGCGCCCTCGCCCGTCAACGCCATGAACTCTTTCGTCTAG